One genomic region from Bacillus sp. SLBN-46 encodes:
- a CDS encoding glycosyltransferase family 2 protein, whose product MLTILFSLGILVWIVFLIDALIGFRQVDSLENEEGLETGPMLSVIVAARNEEKQIKTSILSQLQQTYRNVEWILVDDRSTDETGKIIDELMKQDPRVKVIHVKELPEGWLGKNHALYKGYLQASGKWLLFTDADVKYEKETFAKALHYAERHQLDHLTAAPNLHANHFWLKTFVAFFLFGFSYFKRPWMANNPKSKIGTGIGAFNLVSKEAYESFGTHERLKMRPDDDLQLGMKMKKAGYKQRIVTALRLIEVEWYGSLKEAFIGLEKNTFAGLNYQVRMVFFSIFGVFVTNVLPFLTIFSANKTVAFLSLGNIVTSGILYVLIIKRMTVFSPVLFLVFPITALLFIYSIIRASLLTFKRGGIVWRGTTYRLSELKDHD is encoded by the coding sequence ATGCTAACAATATTATTTTCATTAGGAATTCTCGTTTGGATTGTTTTTCTGATTGATGCACTGATTGGATTCCGTCAAGTGGACTCGCTTGAAAACGAGGAAGGTTTAGAAACAGGACCCATGTTATCGGTGATCGTAGCAGCTAGAAACGAAGAAAAACAAATAAAGACGAGTATCCTCAGCCAACTGCAGCAAACATATAGAAATGTGGAATGGATTTTAGTAGATGACCGCTCCACGGATGAAACTGGAAAAATTATTGATGAATTGATGAAGCAAGATCCTCGGGTGAAAGTTATTCATGTGAAGGAATTACCTGAAGGTTGGCTTGGAAAAAATCATGCATTGTATAAGGGCTACTTGCAAGCATCAGGAAAATGGCTATTGTTCACCGATGCAGATGTGAAGTACGAAAAAGAAACATTCGCAAAGGCACTTCATTATGCTGAGCGACACCAACTCGATCATTTAACAGCAGCGCCCAACTTACATGCAAACCATTTTTGGCTAAAAACTTTTGTTGCTTTTTTTCTATTTGGATTTTCCTATTTTAAGCGGCCATGGATGGCAAATAATCCAAAATCAAAAATTGGAACAGGAATTGGGGCATTCAATCTTGTTTCTAAAGAGGCATATGAATCATTTGGCACACATGAAAGACTAAAAATGCGACCAGACGATGACTTACAGCTGGGGATGAAAATGAAAAAGGCTGGCTACAAGCAAAGAATAGTCACAGCACTAAGGCTAATTGAAGTCGAATGGTATGGGAGTTTAAAAGAGGCATTTATCGGTCTGGAGAAAAATACGTTTGCAGGCCTAAATTATCAAGTCAGGATGGTGTTTTTTTCGATTTTCGGAGTGTTTGTCACCAATGTGCTTCCGTTCCTGACGATTTTTTCTGCAAACAAAACCGTGGCCTTTCTAAGCTTAGGTAATATTGTTACGAGTGGTATTCTTTATGTGTTGATTATAAAAAGAATGACGGTCTTTTCCCCTGTATTATTTCTCGTTTTTCCCATTACCGCTTTACTTTTTATTTATTCGATTATTCGGGCAAGCCTGCTGACCTTTAAACGCGGAGGGATCGTTTGGAGAGGAACTACTTACCGCTTGAGTGAGCTGAAAGATCACGACTGA